Proteins co-encoded in one Neofelis nebulosa isolate mNeoNeb1 chromosome 2, mNeoNeb1.pri, whole genome shotgun sequence genomic window:
- the COPS7B gene encoding COP9 signalosome complex subunit 7b isoform X2, whose amino-acid sequence MTAHREVTSIYMELRNLLQIMLAEGANAAYLQLLNLFAYGTYPDYIANKESLPELSTAQQNKLKHLTIVSLASRMKCIPYSVLLKDLEMRNLRELEDLIIEAVYTDIIQGKLDQRNQLLEVDFCIGRDIRKKDINNIVKTLHEWCDGCEAVLLGIEQQVLRANQYKENHSRTQQQVEAEVTNIKKTLKATASSSAQEMEQQLAERECPPHAEQRQPTKKMSKVKGLVSSRH is encoded by the exons cttGCAGAAGGAGCTAATGCTGCATATTTGCAGTTGCTGAACCTGTTTGCCTATGGAACATACCCAGATTACATAG CCAACAAGGAGAGCCTGCCAGAATTGAGCACAGCTCAGCAGAACAAGCTGAAGCACCTAACCATCGTGAGCTTGGCGTCGAGAATGAAG TGTATCCCCTACTCCGTGCTGCTGAAGGACCTGGAGATGCGGAATCTCCGGGAACTGGAAGACCTCATCATTGAGGCTGTCTATACTGACATCATCCAGGGCAAGCTGGACCAGAGAAACCAGCTGCTGGAAGTGGATTTTTGCATTGGCCGTGACATCCGAAAGAAGGATATCAATAATATTGTCAAGACCTTGCATGAATG GTGTGATGGCTGCGAAGCAGTTCTGCTGGGCATCGAGCAGCAAGTTCTGAGAGCCAACCAGTACAAGGAGAACCACAGCCGAACTCAGCAGCAGGTAGAGGCCGAG gTTACCAACATTAAGAAGACACTCAAAGCCACCGCCTCCTCCTCGGCTCAGGAGATGGAGCAGCAGTTGGCTGAACGGGAGTGTCCCCCTCACGCTGAGCAGAGGCAGCCCACCAAGAAGATGTCCAAAGTGAAAGGTCTGGTCTCCAGCCGCCACTAG